A genome region from Pithys albifrons albifrons isolate INPA30051 chromosome 24, PitAlb_v1, whole genome shotgun sequence includes the following:
- the MYCBP gene encoding C-Myc-binding protein yields the protein MAHYKAVESKREQFRHYLEKSGMLDLLTKVLVALYEEPEKPNNALDFLKNHLGALAPENPELDALRMEVAEMKEKYEAVLEENKNLKNKLAQYEPPQDEKHGEKL from the exons ATGGCGCACTACAAG GCCGTGGAATCCAAGCGGGAGCAGTTCCGCCACTACCTGGAGAAGTCGGGGATGCTGGATTTGCTCACCAAGG TGTTGGTAGCCTTATATGAAGAGCCAGAGAAACCAAATAATGCACTGGA CTTTCTGAAGAATCATCTGGGAGCTTTAGCTCCTGAGAATCCAGAATTAGATGCACTTCGCATGGAAGTGGCAGAGATGAAAGAGAAATACGAAGCTGTgctggaagaaaataagaacCTGAAAAACAAG CTGGCTCAGTATGAACCACCTCAAGATGAGAAGCATGGTGAAAAACTGTAG
- the RRAGC gene encoding ras-related GTP-binding protein C, which translates to MALQFGGAGAPGAAEEPTLVGGSFGAADSFPKDFGYGEEEEEAELEGGPGPGGPGGGAGGPGGGAGGADSKPRILLMGLRRSGKSSIQKVVFHKMSPNETLFLESTNKIYKDDISNSSFVNFQIWDFPGQMDFFDPTFDYEMIFRGTGALIYVIDAQDDYMEALTRLHITVSKAYKVNPEMNFEVFIHKVDGLSDDHKIETQRDIHQRANDDLTDAGLEKLHLSFYLTSIYDHSIFEAFSKVVQKLIPQLPTLENLLNIFISNSGIEKAFLFDVVSKIYIATDSSPVDMQSYELCCDMIDVVIDVSCIYGLKEDGTGSAYDKESMAIIKLNNTTVLYLKEVTKFLALVCILREESFERKGLIDYNFHCFRKAIHEVFEVGVASHRICNHQSSTSNMKAVTHNGTPRSAV; encoded by the exons ATGGCGCTGCAGttcggcggggcgggcgcgccCGGCGCGGCGGAGGAGCCGACGCTGGTCGGGGGCAGCTTCGGAGCCGCGGACTCGTTCCCCAAGGACTTCGGCTacggggaggaggaggaggaggcggagcTGGAGGGAGGCCCGGGGCCCGGCGGGCCCGGTGGCGGTGCGGGCGGGCCCGGCGGCGGCGCAGGCGGCGCGGACTCCAAGCCGCGGATCCTGCTCATGGGGCTGCGGCGCAGCGGGAAATCCTCCATCCAGAAG GTGGTGTTTCACAAAATGTCTCCCAATGAGACTCTCTTCTTGGAAAGTACCAACAAAATCTACAAAGATGATATTTCCAACAGTTCATTTGTGAATTTCCAAATATGGGATTTTCCTGGACAGATGGACTTTTTTGATCCAACATTTGATTATGAGATGATCTTCAGAGGAACAGGTGCTCTAATATATGTTATTGATGCCCAG GATGACTACATGGAGGCCTTAACAAGACTCCACATCACAGTTTCAAAAGCCTACAAGGTCAACCCGGAAATGAACTTTGAAGTTTTTATTCATAAAGTTGATGGTTTATCAGATGACCATAAAATAGAAACTCAGAGGGATATTCATCAGAGGGCTAATGATGATCTTACGGATGCTGGGCTTGAAAAACTTCACCTTAG CTTTTATTTGACCAGTATCTATGACCATTCAATATTTGAAGCCTTCAGTAAAGTGGTACAGAAGCTCATTCCACAACTGCCAACCCTGGAAAACCTACTAAATATCTTTATATCA aATTCAGGCAttgaaaaagcttttctctTCGATGTAGTCAGCAAAATCTACATTGCAACAGACAGTTCCCCTGTGGACATGCAGTCCTATGAGTTGTGCTGTGACATGATTGATGTAGTGATAGATGTTTCCTGTATATATGG GTTAAAAGAAGATGGCACTGGAAGTGCTTATGATAAAGAGTCAATGGCAATTATCAAGCTCAATAACACAACAGTCCTGTACTTAAAGGAAGTAACAAAATTTTTGGCATTAGTTTGCATTCTTAGAGAAGAGAGTTTTGAGCGCAAAG GTTTGATAGACTACAATTTCCATTGCTTCCGCAAAGCCATTCATGAAGTCTTCGAAGTAGGTGTTGCCTCCCACAGAATCTGCAACCATCAATCAAGCACCTCAAATATGAAAGCAGTGACTCACAATGGCACACCTAGGAGTGCAGTCTAG